The proteins below are encoded in one region of Plasmodium relictum strain SGS1 genome assembly, chromosome: 5:
- a CDS encoding C-13 antigen, putative, producing MNYNNNYLDYNIHDRRKVNNANQKENGQWENISYIKNNQINAVNKTNINMSNENYMKGYINNNNNIYTNVKNNNMNLGNYNLKSENNFVNFNSFDHKDKNSINTPSHYVSSHPILGNKRKKEIYNNFSNNLNPNIEMNNEKFNYINNTNNVINDNNLVMNGRNIINDNYKHQLNDNNFGFNKSTYNKLDRINEKHYTNVILNNELRENTFEENNMQFANNLNQKSDLNKLYNFSQPFKNDDMTNSSYFNKSSNKEGEHKGIVHNIFETLTNNVENKNEINNLVKQKVANMVINEIEKKIEINDSSFLCNKLSLLRQYFDVTHAYVVNKILFILIPYIYIRKAICESRTYYVYAHLKKKMELTQKDKHFNSAFALNEYNNELKLKNQDQKNKEKENELNSENKKFFFNKKMNNVNLVRNNSNDINYVDYSNIGIFKADLYIPLMSIITYILLYTLTLTAKKNNFIFKPDNLFNISSYVFVLILLETTIIKFLFLLVCRDINLSFLHILSFISYKFVIMCALIITKIFFYFTYFMYTSIVGIDNESTNTIQSNKTLLPNNSHNVFKNLNNNFTFNFSLYNIILLLNNSATYRFTQFYFYITVSIQMIQIFKSIHLYIHDNSNLLNNYNIKRINILILIFSFSQIFFCWILTPSFT from the coding sequence atgaattacaataataattatttggATTATAATATTCACGATAGAAGAAAAGTAAATAATGCTaatcaaaaagaaaatggCCAATGGGAAAATATtagttatattaaaaataatcagATAAATGCAGTAAATAAAACGAACATAAATATGTCTAATGAAAACTACATGAAAGgctatattaataataacaataatatttatacaaatgtaaaaaataataatatgaatttaggtaattataatttaaaatcagaaaataattttgttaattttaataGCTTTGATCATAAGGATAAAAATAGTATTAACACACCATCTCATTATGTGAGCTCACATCCAATTTTgggaaataaaagaaaaaaagaaatttataataatttttctaataatttaaatccTAATATTGAAATGaacaatgaaaaatttaattatataaataatacaaataatgtaattaatgataataatttagTGATGAATGGAAGAAATATAATCAATGATAATTATAAACATcaattaaatgataataattttggatttaataaaagtacatataataaattagatagaataaatgaaaaacatTATACCAatgtaatattaaataatgaattaaggGAAAATActtttgaagaaaataatatgcaATTTGCgaataatttaaatcaaaaaagTGATTTGAATaagttatataatttttcacagccttttaaaaatgatgataTGACAAATAGTAgctattttaataaaagtagTAATAAAGAAGGAGAACATAAAGGAATAGTGCACAACATTTTTGAAACCTTAACAAATAATGtagaaaacaaaaatgaaataaataatttagtaAAACAGAAAGTTGCTAATATggttataaatgaaatagaaaaaaaaattgaaataaatgattctagttttttatgtaataaattatcattattacgTCAGTATTTTGATGTAACACATGCTTATgtagttaataaaatattatttatacttattccatatatatatatacgcAAAGCTATATGTGAATCAAGAACATATTATGTATATGCtcacttaaaaaaaaaaatggagtTAACTCAAAAAGATAAGCATTTTAACTCAGCATTTgctttaaatgaatataataatgaattaaaactaaaaaatcAAGATCAaaagaataaagaaaaagaaaatgaattaaattccgaaaataaaaaatttttttttaataagaaaatgAATAATGTGAATTTAGTTAGGAATAATTCTAATGATATTAATTATGTAGATTATAGTAATATTGGGATATTTAAAGCAGATTTATATATTCCTTTAATGTCAATAATCACATATATCTTATTGTATACCCTAACTTTAACagctaaaaaaaataactttatatttaaacctgataatttatttaatatttcttcatACGTATttgtattaatattattggAGACaactataataaaatttctcTTTCTTTTAGTATGCCGTGATATCAACTTATCCTTTTTACACATATTATCctttatttcttataaatTTGTTATTATGTGTGCTTTAATTAtcacaaaaatatttttttattttacttattttatgtATACATCTATTGTTGGTATAGACAATGAAAGTACCAACACAATACAATCAAACAAAACATTATTACCTAATAATTCTCATaatgtatttaaaaatttaaataataattttacttttaattttagcttatataatattattttactcTTGAACAATAGTGCGACATATAGATTTactcaattttatttttatataacggTAAGTATACAAATGatacaaatttttaaatctattcatttatatattcatgataattctaatttattgaataattataatattaagagaataaatattttaattcttattttctcattttctcaaatttttttttgttggaTACTTACACCTTCTTTTACTTAA